A genomic stretch from Coffea arabica cultivar ET-39 chromosome 10c, Coffea Arabica ET-39 HiFi, whole genome shotgun sequence includes:
- the LOC140016014 gene encoding wall-associated receptor kinase 5-like yields the protein MGFNRLILPMLLHLVIALMLSSASTLTSPTFSIAMPGCQDHCGNVSIPFPFGITEGCYLNEQFFINCTNSSTSVPQPVLHNSTINVTEISLEGQVHLMQDIASDCYNKNGSLLNKKSPWIELSDRFTFSSTANKFIAVGCDAVAIVYGFGQNRSYTTGCVSFCDYKEDVIDGSCSGIGCCQTDIPPGAWNINVSLASVNNHTKVWGFNPCSYAFVVEEKAFNFSADSLTNLSDDLSLPVVADWTIEEVSCDVAQRNTTSYACSGKNSHCYEPFKGLGYRCSCNQGYEGNPYLPDGCQDINECQDPTLYNCTKNSVCHNTLGNYTCPCLKGYHGDGRGGDGCISDRSHHLLIFQSNLSTGVGIGTAILLFCCFYLCLELRKRRENRLKEEFFRKNGGLMLQQRLAQEGRNTNVARIFTLEELRKATNNFEETRIIGRGGYGTVFKGILVDHNSCTVAIKRSREVNENQLDQFINEVIMLSQVNSRNVVKLLGCCLETEVPLLVYEFIDNGTLSEHLSSTTKSHHLSWNIRLRIASEIAGVLSYLHSVASPPIIHRDIKSANILLDQNYTAKVTDFGISKLAPLDENQVSTMVQGTFGYLDPEYMLTGLLTEKSDVYSFGVVLIELLTSKKALSLDRVEEEKFLANYFISSLKSGHLIQVLDRNIMCDVSIELLKEVAMIVKSCLSVKGEDRPSMKNIARELEVLEIRAKQSPIQVSKIDFTDTEASLLGMQSTNAHVDGGDSNCIHTESHSIMEHMMVPIAGGR from the exons ATGGGCTTCAATCGTTTGATTTTACCGATGCTCTTGCATTTGGTAATTGCCTTGATGCTGTCTTCCGCTTCAACTTTGACATCCCCAACATTTTCTATAGCGATGCCCGGCTGCCAAGATCATTGTGGAAATGTAAGCATTCCATTTCCATTCGGTATTACAGAAGGTTGTTACCTTAACGAACAATTCTTTATCAACTGCACCAACTCTTCAACCTCTGTCCCTCAACCAGTTCTGCATAACAGTACAATCAATGTCACAGAAATATCTCTGGAAGGTCAGGTGCACCTTATGCAGGATATAGCATCTGATTGCTATAATAAAAACGGAAGTTTATTGAACAAGAAGTCACCATGGATAGAATTATCCGACCGTTTTACCTTCAGCAGTACAGCTAATAAATTTATTGCCGTTGGCTGTGATGCCGTGGCTATAGTTTATGGTTTTGGTCAAAACCGGAGCTACACAACTGGATGTGTCTCTTTCTGTGATTATAAGGAAGATGTAATTGATGGCTCTTGTTCCGGCATCGGTTGCTGCCAGACAGATATCCCACCAGGGGCATGGAATATTAATGTGAGCTTGGCCAGTGTTAATAACCACACCAAGGTGTGGGGTTTCAATCCTTGCAGCTACGCTTTTGTGGTCGAAGAGAAGGCTTTCAATTTTTCTGCAGATAGCCTCACCAACTTAAGCGATGATTTAAGTCTTCCCGTCGTGGCCGATTGGACCATTGAGGAGGTGTCATGTGACGTTGCCCAAAGAAACACGACCTCTTATGCATGCTCTGGTAAAAACAGTCACTGTTACGAACCTTTCAAGGGGTTGGGATACCGTTGTTCTTGCAATCAAGGATACGAAGGCAACCCATATCTTCCTGATGGTTGCCAAG ATATTAATGAATGCCAAGATCCAACTCTTTACAATTGTACGAAGAATAGTGTTTGTCACAACACATTGGGCAACTACACATGTCCTTGTCTCAAAGGGTATCATGGTGATGGGAGAGGTGGAGATGGCTGCA TATCCGATAGATCTCATCATTTGCTAatttttcagtcaaatttgtcAACAGGTGTTGGCATAGGCACAGCAATTCTACTTTTCTGCTGCTTTTATTTGTGTTTGGAATTgaggaaaagaagggaaaacagATTGAAGGAGGAGTTTTTCCGgaaaaatggtggattaatgCTACAGCAACGACtggctcaagaaggaagaaacacaAATGTTGCTAGAATTTTCACTCTTGAAGAACTACGAAAGGCAACCAATAATTTCGAGGAAACTCGAATTATTGGTCGTGGAGGATACGGCACAGTTTTCAAAGGAATCTTAGTAGACCATAATTCTTGTACTGTTGCCATTAAGAGGTCCAGAGAAGTTAACGAAAATCAACTTGATCAATTTATTAATGAGGTGATTATGCTTTCCCAAGTTAATAGTAGAAATGTCGTTAAACTTCTAGGATGTTGCTTAGAGACGGAAGTGCCATTACTTGTTTATGAGTTCATCGACAATGGTACTCTCTCCGAGCATTTAAGCAGCACAACAAAATCACATCATCTTTCTTGGAATATCCGATTAAGAATAGCATCAGAAATTGCCGGAGTTCTCTCATATTTGCACTCAGTAGCTTCACCACCGATTATCCATAGAGATATCAAATCGGCAAACATACTTCTAGATCAAAACTACACTGCAAAAGTCACAGACTTTGGAATATCAAAATTGGCTCCTTTAGATGAAAATCAAGTATCTACAATGGTGCAAGGAACATTTGGCTACTTGGACCCCGAGTACATGCTAACAGGTTTGTTGACAGAGAAAAGTGATGTTTACAGCTTTGGGGTAGTTCTTATAGAGCTACTGACAAGTAAGAAGGCATTATCATTGGATAGAGTGGAGGAAGAGAAGTTTCTTGCGAATTATTTCATTTCTTCACTGAAAAGTGGTCACTTGATCCAGGTTCTTGATCGCAACATTATGTGCGATGTAAGTATTGAGCTTTTGAAAGAAGTTGCAATGATTGTTAAATCTTGCTTGAGTGTAAAAGGTGAAGATAGACCGTCTATGAAGAATATAGCAAGAGAACTTGAGGTATTGGAAATAAGAGCAAAGCAATCTCCAATTCAAGTTTCTAAGATTGATTTCACCGACACTGAGGCCTCCTTGCTTGGTATGCAATCAACAAATGCACATGTCGACGGTGGTGATTCTAACTGCATACATACTGAGAGTCATAGCATAATGGAGCATATGATGGTACCAATTGCTGGTGGGAGATGA